The Deinococcus humi genome has a segment encoding these proteins:
- a CDS encoding glutamate synthase-related protein, with translation MPNRTDRNLPGLPHPQTSPQSVPPSRAEIEAARQHGLYVGREHDACGVGFVAHIKGHKQHSIIEQGLKILENLDHRGAVGADPLMGDGAGLLIQIPDEFYRAQMGLQGVTLPPAGDYGVGMIFLPKEIASRRACEQELERAVQAEGQRVLGWRDVPVNREMPMSPTVREKEPVIRQIFIGAGPDTLVPDALERKLYVIRRRASNAIRALNFTHGAEYYVPSMSCRTVIYKGLLLATQVGEYYLDLQDRAVVSALALVHQRFSTNTFPEWPLAHPYRMVAHNGEINTVKGNFNWMRAREGVMASPVLGDDLNKIYPVSFEGESDTATFDNALELLTLAGYPMAHAAMMMIPEAWEDNPLLDDRRRAFYEYHAALMEPWDGPAAMVFTDGRQVGAMLDRNGLRPARYLQTRDDLVILASESGVLPIPESRIVKKWRLQPGKMFMVDLEAGRIVEDEELKSQYASAKPYRQWVDNTRVPLADAGEMGSVGTFSESLLDRQQAFGYSQEDLKFLMGPMAKTGEEGLGSMGNDSPLAVLSSRSKPLYSYFRQLFAQVTNPPIDPIRESVVMSLVSFVGPRPNLLDINAVNPQMRLEVSQPILDFDDMARVRSISEHTRGKFSAYELDITYPAEWGARGIEAKLATINAWAVDAIEGGHNIIIISDRRLDRERVAIPALLALSSVHHHLVKAGLRMKVGLVVETGDAREVHHFAALAGYGAEAIHPYLALETLIDLHTEIPSMPNLSDIGPAKAMRNYIKAIGKGLSKIMSKMGVSTYMSYCGAQLFEAMGLQADFVEKYFRGTATQIGGIGIFEVAEEALRTHTAAFGADPVLARGLDAGGEYAWRVRGEEHMWTPDAIAKLQHATRSGSASTYEEYARIINDQSRRHMTLRGLFEFRTEGAVPVPLEEVEPAAEIVKRFATGAMSLGSISTEAHTTLAVAMNRIGGKSNTGEGGEDPARYERELRGETLGAGETLAGILGHSRVEVDYPLEPGDSLRSKIKQVASGRFGVTTGYLGSADQIQIKMAQGAKPGEGGQLPGGKVSEYIGFLRHSVPGVGLISPPPHHDIYSIEDLKQLIHDLKNVNPRADISVKLVSEVGVGTVAAGVAKCKADHIVIAGHDGGTGASPWSSIKHAGTPWEMGLAETQQTLVLNRLRDRVRVQTDGQLKTGRDVVVAALLGADEFGFATAPLVVQGCIMMRKCHLNTCPVGVATQDPVLRARFTGKPEHVINYFFFVAEEVRAIMASLGVRTFDELIGRSDLLDTRAGIDHWKAQGLDFSRLFFRPELPDVGHRHTGTQDHGLDGALDRILIEKCRPAIEKGERVHFLQDVRNVNRSVGAMLSGELIRVRPEGLPDQTVFVQMEGTGGQSFGAFLAPGLTLYLIGDANDYAGKGLSGGRVVVRPSIEFRGDARQNIITGNTALYGATAGEAFFRGVAGERFAVRLSGARAVVEGTGDHGCEYMTGGTVVVLGQTGRNFAAGMSGGVAYVYDEDGSFEKKCNHSMVSLHRVQPADEQIHSLAVLGADPASLHGGETDETQLRTLIESHHRWTGSAIASDILDDWDNARKRFVKVFPLEYQRALRERASQKEAATVQFTDTTSMQTGPSHNGGQGTLTK, from the coding sequence ATGCCGAACAGAACCGACCGGAATCTTCCGGGCCTGCCCCATCCCCAGACTTCTCCCCAGAGCGTGCCTCCCTCCCGGGCAGAGATCGAGGCGGCGCGGCAGCACGGCCTGTACGTGGGCCGCGAACATGATGCCTGTGGAGTGGGCTTCGTGGCCCATATCAAGGGCCATAAACAGCACTCGATCATCGAGCAGGGCCTCAAGATTCTGGAAAATCTCGATCACCGGGGCGCGGTGGGCGCCGATCCTCTAATGGGCGACGGCGCGGGTCTGCTGATCCAGATTCCCGACGAGTTCTACCGCGCCCAGATGGGCCTGCAAGGTGTGACGCTGCCGCCCGCTGGGGATTACGGCGTGGGCATGATCTTCCTGCCCAAGGAAATCGCCTCGCGCCGCGCCTGTGAGCAGGAGTTGGAGCGGGCGGTCCAGGCCGAGGGGCAACGGGTGCTGGGCTGGCGCGATGTGCCCGTCAACCGCGAGATGCCCATGAGCCCCACCGTGCGTGAGAAGGAGCCGGTGATCCGCCAAATCTTCATCGGGGCGGGCCCCGATACCCTGGTGCCCGATGCGCTGGAGCGCAAGCTGTACGTGATCCGCCGCCGCGCCAGCAACGCCATCCGCGCGCTGAACTTCACGCACGGGGCCGAATACTACGTGCCCAGCATGTCGTGCCGCACGGTGATCTACAAGGGTCTGTTGCTCGCCACCCAGGTGGGCGAGTACTACCTGGACTTGCAGGACAGGGCAGTGGTGTCGGCCCTGGCCCTGGTCCACCAGCGCTTTTCCACCAACACCTTCCCCGAATGGCCGCTGGCGCACCCGTACCGTATGGTGGCCCACAACGGCGAGATCAACACCGTCAAGGGCAACTTCAACTGGATGCGGGCGCGCGAGGGCGTGATGGCCTCGCCGGTGCTGGGCGATGACCTCAATAAGATCTACCCAGTGTCCTTCGAGGGCGAGTCCGACACCGCCACCTTCGACAACGCGCTGGAACTCCTCACCCTGGCGGGCTACCCGATGGCCCACGCCGCCATGATGATGATTCCCGAGGCGTGGGAGGACAATCCCCTGCTCGATGACCGCCGCCGAGCCTTTTACGAGTACCACGCGGCCCTGATGGAACCCTGGGACGGCCCCGCCGCGATGGTCTTTACCGACGGGCGGCAGGTGGGCGCGATGCTGGACCGCAATGGCCTGCGCCCGGCGCGCTACCTCCAGACCCGCGACGATCTGGTGATCCTGGCCTCGGAGTCCGGGGTGTTGCCCATTCCGGAGAGCCGGATCGTCAAGAAATGGCGCTTGCAGCCCGGCAAGATGTTCATGGTGGACTTGGAGGCCGGGCGCATCGTCGAGGACGAGGAACTGAAGTCGCAGTACGCCTCGGCTAAGCCGTATCGCCAGTGGGTAGACAACACCCGCGTCCCACTGGCCGACGCTGGGGAGATGGGTTCGGTCGGTACCTTCAGTGAGAGCCTGCTGGACCGTCAGCAAGCCTTCGGCTACAGCCAGGAAGACCTTAAATTCCTGATGGGGCCGATGGCCAAGACCGGCGAGGAGGGCCTGGGTTCGATGGGCAACGACTCGCCCCTGGCGGTGCTCTCCAGCCGTAGCAAGCCGCTGTACTCGTACTTCCGGCAGCTGTTCGCGCAGGTGACCAACCCCCCGATTGACCCGATCCGCGAGTCGGTGGTCATGAGTCTGGTGTCGTTCGTGGGGCCGCGCCCCAACCTGCTGGACATCAACGCGGTCAACCCGCAGATGCGCCTGGAGGTCTCGCAGCCCATTCTGGACTTCGATGACATGGCGCGCGTCCGCTCGATCAGCGAGCACACGCGCGGCAAGTTCAGCGCCTACGAACTTGACATCACCTACCCTGCCGAGTGGGGGGCGCGCGGCATCGAAGCCAAGCTCGCCACCATCAACGCCTGGGCGGTGGACGCCATCGAGGGCGGCCACAACATCATCATCATCAGTGACCGGCGTCTGGACAGGGAACGCGTGGCGATTCCGGCGCTCCTGGCGCTGTCCAGCGTCCATCACCATCTGGTCAAGGCGGGCCTGCGGATGAAAGTCGGCCTGGTGGTGGAAACCGGCGACGCCCGCGAGGTGCATCACTTTGCCGCGCTGGCGGGCTACGGCGCGGAAGCCATCCACCCCTACCTGGCACTGGAAACGCTGATCGATCTGCACACGGAAATTCCGAGCATGCCCAACCTGAGCGACATTGGCCCGGCAAAAGCCATGCGGAACTACATCAAGGCCATCGGCAAGGGCCTGAGCAAGATCATGTCCAAGATGGGCGTCAGCACGTATATGTCGTACTGCGGCGCGCAACTGTTCGAGGCGATGGGCCTGCAGGCCGACTTCGTGGAGAAGTATTTCCGGGGCACCGCCACGCAGATCGGCGGCATCGGCATTTTCGAGGTGGCGGAAGAAGCGCTGCGCACGCACACGGCGGCCTTCGGGGCTGACCCGGTGCTGGCGCGTGGGCTGGACGCGGGCGGCGAGTACGCCTGGCGCGTGCGTGGCGAGGAACACATGTGGACGCCCGACGCCATTGCCAAGCTGCAACACGCCACCCGCAGCGGTTCCGCGTCCACCTACGAGGAGTACGCCCGGATCATCAACGATCAGAGCAGGCGCCACATGACCCTGCGCGGCCTGTTCGAGTTCCGCACCGAGGGCGCGGTGCCCGTGCCGCTTGAGGAGGTCGAGCCCGCCGCCGAGATCGTCAAACGCTTCGCCACCGGTGCGATGAGCCTGGGGTCCATCTCCACCGAGGCGCACACCACGCTGGCCGTTGCCATGAACCGCATTGGCGGCAAGTCCAACACCGGGGAGGGCGGCGAGGATCCGGCCCGCTACGAGCGTGAATTGCGCGGCGAGACGCTGGGCGCAGGCGAGACGCTGGCCGGGATCCTGGGCCATAGTCGCGTGGAGGTCGACTATCCGCTGGAACCCGGCGATTCCCTGCGCAGCAAGATCAAACAGGTGGCTTCTGGACGTTTTGGCGTTACCACGGGCTATCTCGGCAGCGCCGATCAAATCCAGATCAAGATGGCGCAGGGGGCGAAACCCGGCGAGGGCGGTCAACTCCCCGGCGGCAAGGTCAGCGAATACATCGGCTTCCTGCGTCACAGTGTTCCCGGCGTGGGCCTGATCAGCCCGCCCCCCCATCACGACATCTATTCCATTGAGGACCTCAAGCAGCTGATCCACGACCTGAAGAACGTCAATCCGCGCGCCGACATCTCGGTCAAGCTGGTCTCGGAAGTGGGGGTCGGCACGGTGGCAGCGGGCGTCGCCAAGTGCAAGGCCGACCACATCGTGATTGCCGGGCATGACGGCGGCACGGGCGCGTCACCGTGGAGCAGCATCAAGCATGCCGGGACGCCGTGGGAAATGGGGCTGGCCGAGACGCAGCAGACCCTGGTGCTGAACCGCCTGCGCGACCGCGTGCGGGTGCAGACCGACGGGCAGCTCAAGACCGGGCGCGACGTGGTGGTGGCCGCGTTGCTCGGCGCGGACGAGTTTGGCTTCGCTACCGCGCCACTGGTGGTTCAGGGGTGCATCATGATGCGCAAGTGCCACCTGAACACCTGCCCAGTCGGCGTGGCGACTCAGGATCCCGTGTTGCGCGCCCGCTTTACCGGCAAGCCCGAACACGTCATCAACTACTTTTTCTTCGTGGCCGAGGAAGTGCGCGCCATCATGGCCTCGCTGGGCGTCCGCACCTTCGACGAACTGATCGGGCGCTCTGACCTGCTGGACACCCGCGCCGGTATCGATCACTGGAAGGCCCAGGGCCTGGACTTCAGCCGCCTGTTCTTCCGACCCGAGTTGCCTGACGTGGGCCACCGCCACACTGGCACGCAAGATCACGGGCTAGATGGGGCGCTCGACCGCATCCTGATCGAGAAATGCCGCCCTGCCATCGAGAAGGGTGAGCGGGTACATTTCCTTCAGGACGTGCGGAACGTCAACCGTTCGGTAGGGGCGATGCTCTCGGGCGAGTTGATCCGTGTGCGTCCCGAGGGCCTGCCCGATCAGACGGTCTTTGTCCAGATGGAGGGCACGGGCGGCCAGAGCTTCGGCGCGTTCCTGGCCCCGGGCCTGACCCTGTACCTGATCGGCGACGCCAACGACTACGCAGGCAAGGGCCTGTCCGGCGGGCGTGTGGTGGTCCGCCCCAGCATTGAGTTCCGGGGCGACGCGCGGCAGAACATCATCACCGGCAATACTGCCCTGTACGGTGCGACGGCGGGTGAGGCCTTCTTCCGGGGCGTCGCCGGAGAGCGCTTCGCCGTGCGCCTGAGTGGAGCGCGGGCGGTGGTGGAGGGGACCGGCGATCACGGCTGCGAGTACATGACTGGCGGCACCGTGGTGGTGCTGGGCCAGACCGGGCGCAATTTCGCGGCCGGGATGAGCGGCGGCGTCGCCTACGTCTACGACGAGGACGGCAGCTTCGAGAAGAAGTGCAACCACAGTATGGTCAGCCTGCACCGGGTGCAACCCGCCGACGAGCAGATCCACAGCCTTGCTGTACTGGGGGCCGATCCCGCCAGCCTGCACGGCGGCGAAACCGATGAAACGCAGCTGCGCACCTTGATCGAAAGCCACCATCGCTGGACGGGTTCGGCCATCGCCAGCGACATTCTCGACGACTGGGATAACGCCCGCAAACGCTTCGTCAAGGTCTTCCCGCTGGAGTACCAGCGTGCTTTGAGGGAACGCGCCTCGCAGAAAGAGGCCGCCACCGTGCAGTTCACCGACACGACCAGCATGCAGACCGGGCCGAGCCACAACGGCGGACAGGGAACGTTGACGAAGTAG
- a CDS encoding glutamate synthase subunit beta gives MSKITGFLEQPRVKEKYQPVDVRLKNYAEFVLPLANELAQKQAVRCMDCGIPFCNNGCPVGNIIPDFNNLVYENDWLSAIETLHSTNNFPEFTGRICPAPCEAACTLNINDDPVGIKSIELAIIERAWQEGWVRPQPPQVRTGKTVAVIGSGPAGLAAAQQLARAGHAVTVFEKNDRVGGLLRYGIPDFKMEKHHIDRRVQQMEAEGVTFRTGVLVGAWDKQSSVTNLAKSTVTPDELRAEFDAVLLCGGAEQPRDLPVPGRELDGVHFAMEFLPGQNRVNAGDKLKKQLRADGKHVVVIGGGDTGSDCVGTSNRHGAVSVTQFEVMPQPPEHENKPLVWPYWPLKLRTSSSHEEGVTREFAIATKEFVGKGGKLTGVKTVRIELVDGKLQEIEGSEEIHKADLVLLAMGFVSPVGSVIEAFGVDKDTRGNALAGTEEEGGYLTNLPSVFAAGDMRRGQSLVVWAIREGRQAARAMDQYLMGTSVLPR, from the coding sequence ATGAGCAAAATCACCGGCTTCCTGGAACAACCCCGCGTCAAGGAGAAGTATCAGCCTGTCGACGTGCGCCTCAAGAATTACGCCGAATTCGTGCTGCCGCTGGCAAATGAGCTGGCCCAGAAACAGGCGGTACGCTGCATGGACTGCGGCATTCCGTTTTGCAACAACGGCTGCCCGGTGGGCAACATCATTCCCGATTTCAACAATCTGGTGTACGAGAACGACTGGCTCTCGGCCATCGAGACGTTGCACAGCACGAATAACTTTCCCGAGTTCACGGGCCGCATCTGCCCCGCGCCGTGCGAGGCCGCCTGTACGCTGAACATCAACGACGATCCGGTGGGCATCAAGTCCATTGAGCTGGCAATTATCGAGCGCGCGTGGCAGGAGGGCTGGGTCAGGCCGCAGCCGCCACAGGTCAGGACCGGCAAGACAGTGGCCGTGATCGGCAGCGGCCCGGCGGGGCTAGCAGCGGCGCAGCAACTCGCCCGCGCCGGACACGCTGTAACGGTCTTCGAGAAAAATGACCGCGTGGGTGGCCTGCTGCGCTACGGTATCCCCGATTTCAAGATGGAAAAGCACCATATTGACCGCCGAGTCCAGCAGATGGAAGCCGAGGGCGTGACCTTCAGAACGGGCGTGCTGGTGGGTGCGTGGGACAAGCAAAGCAGCGTCACCAACCTTGCCAAATCCACCGTGACCCCAGACGAGTTGCGCGCCGAATTCGACGCCGTGCTGCTGTGCGGCGGTGCGGAACAGCCCCGTGACCTGCCAGTGCCGGGGCGCGAACTGGACGGCGTGCATTTCGCGATGGAGTTCCTGCCGGGACAGAACCGCGTGAATGCGGGCGACAAACTGAAAAAGCAATTGCGCGCCGACGGTAAGCATGTCGTCGTGATCGGCGGCGGCGACACCGGCAGCGATTGCGTCGGCACCAGCAACCGCCACGGCGCGGTGAGCGTGACCCAGTTCGAGGTGATGCCCCAGCCGCCCGAGCACGAGAACAAGCCGCTGGTTTGGCCGTACTGGCCCCTCAAACTCCGCACCAGCTCCAGCCACGAGGAAGGGGTGACCCGCGAATTTGCCATTGCCACCAAAGAGTTTGTGGGCAAGGGAGGCAAGCTCACCGGGGTCAAGACCGTTCGCATTGAGCTGGTGGACGGCAAATTACAGGAAATCGAGGGCAGCGAGGAAATCCACAAGGCCGATCTGGTGCTCCTGGCGATGGGTTTTGTCAGCCCGGTGGGCAGCGTGATCGAGGCGTTTGGCGTCGACAAGGACACACGTGGCAATGCCCTGGCTGGAACAGAGGAGGAGGGCGGTTATTTGACCAACCTGCCCAGCGTCTTCGCGGCGGGCGATATGCGGCGCGGGCAGAGTCTGGTGGTCTGGGCCATTCGTGAGGGACGGCAAGCGGCGCGGGCGATGGATCAGTATTTAATGGGCACGAGCGTTTTGCCCAGATAA
- the lpdA gene encoding dihydrolipoyl dehydrogenase, producing the protein MDSYDVLVIGGGPAGYVAAIRAAQLGFKTACVDDFTRDGKPSLGGTCLNVGCIPSKALLDSSEKFEMIGHDAADHGITVAGLKMDLDKMLSRKTGVVDKLTGGIAYLFKKNKITSISGLGKLLRQDGEEWIVDAAGTEVKAKNVIVATGSSPRQLPLAPFGGHVVENSGALTFTEVPSKLGVIGAGVIGVELGSVWRRLGADVTILEALPGFLMAADDAVSKEALKQFKKQGLDFHFGVNITKVEQSDAGVSVTYTEKDQEVTAQFDKLIVSIGRVPHTAGLGADAVGLALDERGYVKVDSHYRTNLRGIYAIGDVIGGAMLAHKAEEEGVALAEQLAGQAGHVNYDVIPWVIYTSPEIAWAGLTEKGAKDAGLKVKTGQFPFSANGRALGHNDPRGFVKVVADAETDKLLGVHMVGPNVSELIGETVAIMEFGGSSEDLARTIHAHPTLSEVVKEAALAADKRALHM; encoded by the coding sequence ATGGATTCTTATGACGTGTTGGTCATCGGCGGCGGCCCGGCGGGTTACGTGGCCGCCATTCGTGCGGCGCAACTGGGCTTCAAAACCGCCTGCGTGGACGATTTCACGCGCGACGGCAAACCCAGCCTGGGCGGCACCTGTCTGAACGTGGGCTGCATCCCCAGCAAGGCGCTGCTGGATTCCTCTGAAAAATTCGAGATGATCGGGCACGACGCCGCCGATCACGGCATCACGGTAGCTGGCCTGAAGATGGACCTGGACAAGATGCTGTCGCGCAAGACCGGCGTGGTGGACAAGCTCACCGGCGGGATCGCCTACCTGTTCAAAAAGAACAAGATCACCTCCATCTCGGGCCTGGGCAAACTGCTGCGCCAGGACGGCGAGGAATGGATCGTCGATGCTGCCGGAACCGAAGTGAAGGCAAAGAACGTGATCGTGGCGACGGGCAGCAGCCCCCGTCAACTTCCGCTGGCCCCCTTCGGCGGGCATGTGGTGGAGAACAGTGGCGCGCTGACATTCACGGAAGTTCCCAGCAAGCTGGGCGTGATCGGCGCGGGCGTGATCGGCGTGGAACTGGGCAGCGTGTGGCGGCGGCTGGGCGCGGACGTGACCATTCTGGAAGCCTTGCCCGGCTTTCTGATGGCCGCCGACGATGCCGTATCCAAGGAAGCGCTCAAGCAATTCAAGAAACAGGGCCTGGACTTCCACTTCGGCGTCAACATCACCAAGGTCGAGCAGAGTGACGCGGGCGTGAGCGTGACCTACACCGAGAAGGATCAGGAGGTCACGGCGCAGTTCGACAAGCTGATCGTAAGCATCGGGCGCGTGCCGCACACGGCGGGCCTGGGCGCGGACGCGGTGGGACTGGCGCTGGACGAGCGCGGCTACGTCAAGGTCGACAGCCATTACCGCACCAACCTGAGGGGCATCTACGCCATCGGTGACGTGATCGGCGGCGCGATGCTGGCGCACAAGGCCGAGGAAGAGGGGGTGGCGCTGGCCGAACAGCTCGCCGGGCAGGCCGGACACGTCAATTACGACGTGATTCCCTGGGTGATTTACACCTCACCCGAGATCGCCTGGGCGGGCCTGACCGAGAAGGGCGCCAAGGATGCAGGCCTCAAGGTCAAGACTGGACAATTCCCCTTCAGTGCCAACGGCCGCGCGCTGGGCCACAATGACCCGCGCGGCTTCGTGAAAGTGGTGGCCGACGCCGAGACCGACAAGCTGCTGGGGGTCCACATGGTTGGCCCTAACGTGTCTGAGCTGATCGGCGAGACGGTGGCGATCATGGAGTTTGGCGGCAGCAGCGAGGATCTGGCCCGCACCATCCACGCCCACCCCACCCTGAGCGAGGTGGTCAAGGAAGCGGCGCTGGCCGCCGACAAACGCGCGCTGCACATGTAA
- a CDS encoding phosphoglucomutase/phosphomannomutase family protein, which translates to MPIKFGTDGWRDIIAEEFTYANVRRVARAHAQALRQGGGTSVVVGHDTRFQGAGFAQVVADTMAEAGLNVWLATEYLPTPALSFAVLHHGAAGGVMVTASHNPPQYSGYKLKGHYGGSATPALVAQVEAALDAPEPYNGPRGTVQPLDIQQAYYEQLDRQLDLEMLRAYRGRVIHDPMGGAGCGWLTGYAAHAGLQLELSELHGRPDPLFHGVNPEPVPPSLGDLMALLAGETGQTLGVVTDGDADRVGAVTAGGGFFNSHQIFAVLTAHLYRVRGLRGRVVKTVSGSRVIELLAGKLGLEVLETPVGFKYITDAFLEGQADEDRAVLIGGEESGGLSSRGHIPERDGLLNSLLMIEAMAASGKSLPELFADIEAEVGFQHHYDRADLHLSDRFDKAALLADAQTFVEVAGRVVEGVNTRDGVKLSLSGGASAMFRASGTEPVVRVYVEAQSEDDLRAILDEATQRVYRHDPEHRPG; encoded by the coding sequence ATGCCCATCAAATTCGGAACAGACGGCTGGCGCGACATTATCGCCGAGGAATTCACCTACGCGAACGTGCGGCGGGTGGCCCGCGCACATGCCCAGGCGCTGCGCCAGGGGGGCGGCACATCGGTGGTGGTGGGCCACGACACCCGCTTTCAGGGGGCTGGCTTCGCCCAGGTGGTGGCCGACACGATGGCCGAAGCCGGGCTGAACGTGTGGCTGGCCACCGAGTACCTGCCCACCCCAGCGCTATCCTTTGCGGTGCTCCATCACGGCGCGGCGGGCGGCGTGATGGTCACGGCCAGTCACAACCCTCCCCAGTACAGCGGCTACAAACTCAAAGGCCACTATGGCGGCAGCGCCACCCCAGCCCTGGTGGCCCAGGTGGAGGCAGCCCTGGACGCGCCCGAGCCCTACAACGGGCCGCGCGGCACGGTCCAGCCGCTGGACATCCAGCAGGCGTATTACGAGCAGCTGGACCGCCAACTCGATCTGGAGATGCTGCGTGCCTACCGGGGCCGTGTCATTCACGATCCGATGGGCGGCGCAGGATGCGGCTGGCTGACCGGCTACGCCGCCCATGCCGGGCTCCAGCTCGAGCTGAGCGAGTTGCATGGGCGGCCCGATCCCCTGTTCCACGGCGTCAACCCCGAACCCGTTCCGCCCAGTCTGGGCGACCTGATGGCCCTGCTGGCCGGTGAAACTGGGCAGACGCTGGGCGTGGTGACTGACGGTGATGCGGACCGGGTGGGAGCGGTCACGGCGGGTGGCGGGTTCTTCAACAGCCACCAGATCTTCGCCGTGTTGACCGCTCACCTTTACCGCGTGCGTGGCCTGCGCGGGCGAGTGGTCAAGACGGTGTCGGGCAGCCGGGTGATCGAGTTGCTGGCCGGGAAGCTGGGGCTGGAAGTGCTGGAGACGCCGGTGGGCTTCAAGTACATCACCGACGCCTTTCTCGAAGGGCAAGCCGACGAGGACAGGGCCGTACTGATCGGCGGCGAGGAGTCCGGTGGGCTGTCCTCACGTGGGCACATTCCGGAGCGCGACGGCCTGCTGAACAGCCTGCTGATGATCGAGGCGATGGCGGCCAGCGGAAAAAGTCTGCCCGAACTGTTCGCCGACATCGAGGCCGAGGTCGGCTTCCAGCACCACTACGACCGCGCTGACCTGCACCTGAGTGACCGCTTCGACAAGGCCGCGCTACTGGCCGATGCCCAGACCTTTGTGGAGGTGGCGGGCCGGGTGGTGGAAGGTGTCAATACCCGCGACGGCGTGAAGCTGAGCCTCTCGGGCGGTGCATCGGCCATGTTCCGTGCGTCCGGTACCGAGCCAGTGGTGCGCGTCTATGTGGAAGCCCAGAGCGAGGACGATCTACGCGCCATTCTGGACGAGGCCACCCAGCGGGTCTATCGCCATGATCCGGAACATCGGCCCGGCTGA
- a CDS encoding type I phosphomannose isomerase catalytic subunit, which produces MTHKLSSPLPLESRLVERVWGGTRLIPDGSNDRKIGEAWVVGEDNHVSGGPHAGQTLAELSAQFPKELLGHRATSGRFPLLIKLLDCAEWLSVQVHPDDAQARELEGEGFLGKTEAWHLLAADDGAQIIAGIRDNTSQDTLSEAILAGKAMDHVAYTPVHAGDTFMIPAGTVHALGPGVFLYEVQQTSDLTYRIYDWDRPATAGRALHLSQSAAVARPWPAPTSPLPPAGEAVQELTRCDYFVLERLTNRASTLTGDTAGQTFHVLTVTEGEARVEVNGEQHTLGQFESLLLPAAVGAYRLSGSFEMLRSSLPE; this is translated from the coding sequence ATGACTCACAAACTCAGCTCTCCCCTGCCGCTGGAATCCAGACTGGTCGAGCGCGTCTGGGGTGGCACACGGCTGATCCCTGACGGCAGCAACGACCGCAAGATCGGCGAGGCGTGGGTGGTGGGCGAGGACAACCACGTGTCAGGCGGCCCACATGCCGGGCAGACGCTGGCTGAACTCTCCGCACAGTTTCCGAAAGAGTTACTGGGGCACCGCGCCACCTCGGGCCGCTTTCCACTGCTGATCAAACTGCTGGACTGCGCCGAGTGGCTGAGCGTACAGGTTCACCCGGACGACGCACAGGCCCGTGAACTGGAGGGCGAGGGCTTTCTCGGCAAGACCGAGGCCTGGCACCTTCTGGCCGCTGACGATGGTGCGCAGATCATCGCGGGCATCCGCGACAACACGTCGCAGGATACCCTGAGCGAGGCGATCCTGGCCGGGAAGGCCATGGACCATGTCGCCTACACGCCTGTTCACGCCGGTGACACCTTCATGATTCCTGCGGGCACGGTGCATGCGCTGGGGCCAGGGGTCTTCCTGTACGAGGTTCAGCAGACCAGTGACCTGACCTACCGCATCTACGACTGGGATCGCCCTGCCACCGCTGGCCGCGCCCTGCACCTGTCCCAGAGCGCGGCGGTGGCCCGGCCCTGGCCCGCCCCCACCTCTCCCCTGCCACCCGCCGGGGAGGCCGTACAGGAACTGACCCGTTGTGACTATTTTGTGCTGGAGCGGTTGACCAACCGGGCCAGCACCCTGACGGGTGACACTGCTGGGCAGACCTTCCACGTCCTGACCGTGACTGAAGGCGAGGCTCGGGTGGAAGTGAACGGTGAACAACACACGCTGGGCCAGTTCGAGTCTCTGTTACTGCCCGCCGCCGTCGGGGCCTACCGCCTCTCGGGCAGTTTTGAGATGTTGCGCTCCAGCCTCCCGGAGTGA